CTGACCAACGCCGAAACCCTGCTGGGCATTTGCCGGCAAGTGGTCGAACAATGCAGCGAGAGCGATTCAGGCAATGTGCTCAATGCCCTGACGGCGAGCTTGAACCGACTTTCCAGCGTGAACAATTCGGTAGGCGCCCTGAACGAAGCGACCAACCTGCTGACGAGTGCGCAGATCCAGGTCGAAGAAGCCGTCGGGGAACTGAACCGCTTCCTCGATCATTTCGATGCCGACCCCGCCCGCCTGCAGTACCTGGAAGAGCGCCTGGACACCATCTATACACTGGCGCGCAAGCACCGCATCCAGCCGACCGATGTTGCCGAACTCCAGCAGCGGCTGCTGGAAGAACTGGAAACCCTGAACGCCAACGATGAATCCATCGAGCGCCTGGCGGATGAACTGGCTTCTTATGCCCGTCATTACCAGGAAAAGGCCAAGGAGCTCAGTGAACTGCGGCAGCACGCCGCAACAGGGCTGGCCAGCGCCGTGGAGCAGGAAATCCAGCGCCTGGGCATGCCCGGCGGGCGCTTCACCATCGAATTGCGCCCCAACGCTGGCGACGAACTCCAGCCCAATGGCCTGGAGCAAGTGGAACTACTGGTCAGCGCCAACCCCGGGCAACCGCTCAAGGCCCTGGCCAAAGTCGCCTCCGGCGGCGAGCTGTCACGGATCAGCCTGGCCATCCAGGTCATCACCGCACAGACCTCTCGCGTGCCGACGCTGGTATTCGACGAAGTGGACGTGGGTATCGGTGGCCCAACCGCGGAAATTGTCGGCCAGTTGCTGCGCCGGCTGGGGGAGCGGGGCCAGGTGCTGACGGTGACTCACCTGCCCCAGGTCGCCGCCCAGGGACACCAGCATCTATTCGTGCACAAGGTGCGCGGCGAGGATGCCACTCGCACGGCCGTGTCCAAGCTCAACAAAAACGAGCGCGTGGAAGAAGTGGCGCGAATGCTCGGGGGCATCGACCTCACCAAGGAATCCCTGGCCCACGCGAAAAAAATGGTCGTTACCGCGAAAATCTGAGAACGGCGGAAAGCACGAAGGCGACCCGGGGGTCGCCTTCGTTCGTTTCGCGAACCTTGATAGTCCGCGCGACATGCTTACTTTTTCTTGCGTACGTACAGCACAAGATTGTGATCAACCATCTCGAAGCCATACTTGTCGACGATTGCTTTCTGCAGCCGCTCGATTTCTTCGTCGAAGAATTCAATCACTTCGCTGGTCTCGACGTTGACCATATGGTCGTGATGCTTGCCGTCGTCCAGTTCGAAGACCGCATGGCCTCCGTCGAAGTTGTGCCGCACCACAAGGCCAGCTGCCTCGAACTGAGTCAGAACACGGTAAACCGTGGCCAGACCGACGTCCTCACCAGCCTCCATCAGCGCCTTGTAGACATCCTCGGCACTCATGTGGCGTTGCTCGGCGGAGTCGAGCATTTGTAGAATCTTGACCCGTGGCAGGGTCACTTTGAGGCCGGCTTTGCGTAGTTCGCTATTTTCAACCATGGTCAGCTTTCTCGCGATGCTGCTTCGCAGCTTCTCTTAATGCGGGTATGATCGGCGTTTACGTTGTCCCAGCCAAGATAGTGGAAGTCGCCCACCGATGCAAAACACCAAGCTCTTGCTAACCAGTTTCACCTTTGTGGGACTGCTCGCACTCGCCGGTTGTTCATTCCCCGGGGTTTACAAAATCGACATCCAGCAGGGCAATGTCGTCACGCAGGACATGATAGACCAGTTACGCCCGGGAATGACCCGCCGGCAAGTACGGTTTATCATGGGCAACCCCCTGCTGACCGACACGTTCCATGCCGATCGCTGGGATTACCTGTACAGCTTGCAGCCAGGCGGCGGTGAGCGCCAGCAGGAACGCATCAGCGTTATCTTTAGCCCCAACGACCAACTCGTCAGCCTGTCGGGCGATTTCATGCCTGGCGTGAGCCGTGACGAAGCCATCCTGGGCAAGGACAGCGGCACGACCGTTACCGATCCGACCCAGAATACCGAACAGCCGAAACCGGAAAAACCGGCCAAGCCAGGTTCGCTGCTGGACCAGATCCAGAAGGACGTGGACAAAGTCGAGACCGTACCCGTCCCGACACCAGAGCCCCTGGACACCTCGCCGCAATAAATTGCGGCCTAAAAAACCCGGCATGCCGGGTTTTTTATTGCCTGCCATTCAAGCCAGGTTATTGCTCCGATTGACGCGCCTGGGCAGCCTTGGCCGCGCGCAAGCGACGAATTTCCTTCGGATCGGCCAACAGCGGTCGATAAATCTCCAGTCGATCAGCCGCCTGCACCACCTGGTGATCAGGATCGGCAACCACTTTGCCAAAAATCCCCACAGGGCAAGTCGCCAGATCCAGTTCCGGAAACACATCGGCAATACCCGATGCCGCCAGTGCGGCGCGAACACTCGTGCCTTCCTGCACCACGCAGGTGTGCAAGACTTGACGCTCCGCCGAGGCATACACCACTTCTATCTCAATCAACGCTTGAGCTCTGCATTCTGCTTGGCCCGCTGGCAGAACGCATCGACCAGTGTATTGGCGGCCTGATTGAACAGCGGCCCTAACGTCGCCCGCACCAGAGGACCGGCGTAGTCGAACGACAGGTCCAGGCTGATCTTGCAGGCCTTTTCACCCAGCGGCTTGAACACCCAGACACCGTGGAGCTGGTTGAAAGGCCCTTCTTCCAGGTTCATCTCGATGGACTGCCCCGGCACCAGCGTATTGCGCGTAACGAAGCGCTGGCTCAAGCCGCTCTTGGCAATGTTGAGGCTGGCGCGCATATGGGTTTCAGAGCTCTCCAGCACCTCGGCCGACGAGCACCACGGCAAAAACTCCGGGTAGCTCGCCACATCGTTGACCAGGTCATACAGCGCCTGCGCCGGGTAGGGCAGCAAGGCCGAGCGTTGAATATGTGTCGTCATGTAAGCGTCACTTCCACAGCTGGGCGGCAAACACTACAAGAATGCCAATGGGCGCCACGTAGCGCATCAAGAACAGGCTCAAACCAAACAATACCGGGCTGCGCAGCGACAGTTCATCACGCACCGCTTCACGTCCCATGATCCATCCTGCAAACACTACGAAACACAAACCACCCAATGGCAGCATGATTCGTGAGGTGAAGAAATCAATCACTCCGAAGAAGTCCAGCCCTCCGGTTGCTCCCCACTGGTAGAGATGGAACAGCCCACCTTCGTTCACGAAAAACTTCGCTTGTTTCCATATATTGAAGGAAAACACCGTACCCAGGCCGACAAACCAACAGGTGAAGGCCAACCAGAAGGTTACCCAGGCGCGGCTGAGCCGGGTCCGCTCAACCAGGTAAGCCACCATGGGTTCCAACAGGGAGATGGCGGAACTCCAGGCGGCGATCGCCACCAGCAGGAAAAACACCACGCCCATTATCTGGCCGAACGCCATGCTGCCGAAGGCAAAAGGCAGGCTGACGAACATCAGCCCCGGCCCCTCACTCGGGTTCAGGCCGGCAGCGAACACAATCGGAAACAATGCCACACCCGCCAGCAGCGACACGAAGGTGTCCAGCAGTGCGACGCCGAAGACGGTTCGGGTCAGGGAGGCATTCTTGGGCATGTAGGCGCCGTAGATCATGATCGAACCGACCCCGACACTCAGGGAGAAAAACGCATGCCCCATGGCCGGCAGCAGGCCGTCCAGGACTTTCTCCGGCTGGAAGTCGAACATGAAATGCACGCCTTCCATGAAATGCCCAGTGGTTATGCTGTAGCCCAGCAGCACCAGGATCATCACGAACAGCAGCGGCATCATGATCCGCAGGCTGCGCTCAAGCCCGGCCACCACGCCTCGGGCAATCACCACCGCCGAGAGCACCATGAAGATCGTGTGCCAGAGCGTCAGCCTCCAGGGATCGGAGATGACGTTGCCGAAGTAGGCGCCCACCTGATCTGGCGTGGCCCCTTGGAAATCCCCGCGCCCCATGTCGATGATGTAGTCCAGCGACCAGCCACCGACCACACTATAGAAAGACAGGATCAACAGCGCCGTGATCATCCCGGCGAAGGCGCCCCACGACCATTTGGCCGAATGCCCGGCTTCCACCGCCAGCACTTTCAGGGCATTGGCCGGGCTTTGCCGGGCCCGACGACCGATCAGGGTTTCGGCGAGCATCACCGGTGCGCCAATGAGCGCAATGCACGCCAGGAACATCAGTACGAAGGCGCCGCCACCGTAGACGCCAACCATGTAGGGGAATTTCCAGATACTGCCCAGCCCCACCGCTGAACCGGTTGCAGCGAATATAAAGACCCAGCGGCTAGCCCAACTGCCGTGGACAGAAACCTTGTCTGTCGACATCGTGATCACGCCCAGCGTTCGAAAAAGAGGCCGCATTGTCCGGGATTCACTCAACGTGCTCAAGCACGCAGCTTCACCGTAGCCGACACGCACGCAACTGCCTATAATGCCGCCCCTATGGCTAAACAGAAGAAACACCCCACAGGGACCATCGCGCAAAACAAAAAGGCGCGACACGATTACTTCATCGAACAACGTTTCGAGGCTGGCATGGTCCTGGCCGGCTGGGAAGTAAAGAGCTTGCGTGCCGGCAAGGCGCAACTGGTCGACAGCTATGTGCTGCTCAAGGACGGCGAAGCGTGGCTGCTAGGCAGTCATATCACGCCGCTGACCACCGCCAGCACTCACGTGATTGCCGATCCAGTACGTTCGCGCAAACTGCTGCTTAACAAGCGCGAGCTGGAGAAACTCTTCGCCTCCGTGCAGCAGAAGGGCTATACCTGCGTCTGCACGTCGTTGTACTGGAGCAAGCACTTGATCAAGTGCGAAATTGCCCTGGGCAAGGGCAAGAAGGAATACGACAAGCGCGATACCGAGCGCGAACGCGATGCTGGCCGCGAGCTGCAGCGCGCGGTGCGCAACAAGGGCAAGGAAGACTGATTCTTTCGCCTTGAGACCGCTTTCGCGAGCAAGCTCGCTCCCACACCCGATCTCGGCAATACACAGACCCTGTGTTCACTGAAGATCCACTGTGGGAGCTAGCTTGCTCGCGATGGCGTCGACACATCTGGCATTGATGCGTCAGACAGACCGCTTTCGCGAGCAAGCTCGCTCCCACACCCGATCCCGGCAGTACACAGATCCTGTGTTCACTGAAGTTCCACTGTGGGAGCGAGCTTGCTCGCGATAGCGTCGACGCATACTGCATTGATGCGTCAGACAGACCGCTTTCGCGAGCAAGCTCGCTCCCACACCCGATCCCGGCAATACGCAGATCCTGTGTTCACTGAAGATCCAATGTGGGAGCGAGCCTGCTCGCGATGGCATCGACCCATCCGGCATTGATGCGTCAGACAGACCGCTTTCGCGAGCAAGCTCGCCCCCACACCCGATCCCGGCAGTACACATATCCTGTGTTCCCTGAAGATCCACTGCGAGAGCGAGCTTGCTCGCGATGGCGTCGACACATCTGGCATTGATGCGTCAGACAGACCGCTTTCGCGAGCAAGCTCGCTCCCACACCCGATCCCGGCAATACACAAATCCTGTGTTCCCTGAAGATCCACTGTGGGAGCGATTACATTCCTTTGCGCCGCTCTGCACGCGCCACGCGCTGCACTTCCTGGCGCACCTCTTCCAAGACTTCCTGCACATACAAAATATGCCGGCTGGACACTTCCCGCGCTTGTTCGGCATGCCCGTCCATAATGGCCTGGTACAACTCCCGGTGCTGGCTGATCAACATGTCGCGGGTTTCAGTGCGCTGCTTGTACATGCCGCCAATATTGGTGACGACGTTGCGCTTGAGCAGGTCGAACAGGCCGCGGATGGTGTGCAGCAACACCGCGTTATGGCTGGCCTCGGCAATCGCCAGGTGAAACCGGGCATCCGCCGCACCCTCCTCCGCCCGGCTCACCTCGTCGTGGCGCGAGTAACAATCCTGCAGCTCTTCGAAGGCCGCCGTCAGACGCTCGCGATCCACCTCCGTGGCCCGCTGCGCCGCGTAATAAGCGCAAGACGCTTCCAGGGTGTGACGGAACTCCAACAAATCACGCTGCGCCTCGGGATTGCTTTCCAAAAGCTGCAGCAGCGGATCACTGAACGTCGAGCCCAGCGACTCCACCACATAGTTGCCGCCGCCCTGGCGACTGACCAACAAGCCTTTGGCCGCCAGTTTCTGAATCGCCTCGCGCAACGAAGGGCGTGACACACCGAATTGCTCAGCCAGGGTCCGCTCGGCCGGCAGCCGCTCACCGGACTTGAGCGTGCCCTCAAGGATCATGCCTTCAAGCCGCTCGACAATATCGTCAGACAAACGGCGCTGACGAATCTGATCAAACCCCATAACTCAGTTCTCCACGATCCCGACGGCTCGCCGGGCTCTCTATTCTGGCCCATCCGGGCCTTGTCCACACCCATCAAAAGCCGTTTTCACCACCGGATCAGATGCCATCTGCACCGCTTATTCGACGAAAGTTTCAGGGCGGCAAATTGACACACGACAACCAAGGCTTTTACCCTAGCCAACAGCGCTTGTAAATTGGTATTACCAATTATCCAAATCGCTGACCAGTGCCTGACCAACAACAATTAGGGGCCCACCCACTATGCAAACCTGGCAACAGCTCTACAGCCCGCTCGGCAGCCTCGGCTTGTCCGCACTCGCGGCCGTTATTCCCATCGTGTTTTTCTTCCTGGCCCTGGCGGTGTTTCGCCTCAAGGGGCACGTGGCCGGCAGCATCACCTTGGCGCTGGCGATTGCCGTGGCGATCTTTGCGTTCCAGATGCCCGCCGACATGGCCTTCGCCGCTGCCGGTTATGGCTTTGCCTATGGCCTGTGGCCCATCGCCTGGATCATCGTCGCCGCTGTGTTTCTCTACAAACTGACGGTCAAGAGCGGCCAGTTCGAGGTGATTCGCAGCTCGGTGCTGTCGATTACCGATGACCAACGCCTGCAAGTGCTGTTGATCGGCTTTTGCTTCGGTGCATTTTTGGAAGGTGCCGCCGGTTTCGGTGCTCCGGTGGCGATCACTGCCGCCCTGCTGGTCGGCCTGGGCTTCAACCCCCTGTACGCCGCCGGCCTGTGCCTGATCGCCAACACCGCCCCGGTAGCGTTCGGTGCGCTGGGCATTCCGATCATCGTCGCCGGCCAGGTCACCGGGATCGACGCCTTCAAGATCGGCGCCATGACCGGTCGCCAACTGCCCTTGCTGTCGTTGTTTGTGCCGTTCTGGCTGGTGTTCATGATGGACGGCCTGCGTGGCGTGCGGGAAACCTGGCCAGCTGCACTGGTGGCGGGTTTGAGCTTCGCCGTCACCCAGTACTTCACCTCCAACTTCATTGGCCCGGAACTGCCGGACATCACCTCCGCCCTGGCCAGCCTGATTTCCCTGACGCTGTTCCTGAAAGTCTGGCAGCCCAAACGCACCGCTGGCGCCCAGATTGCCGGCGCCACTTCCAGCACAGCGGTTACCGCCAGCGTCGGCGGTTTCGGCCAACCGCGCAGCACCGTGGCTTCGCCCTACAGCCTGGGGGAAATCATCAAGGCCTGGTCGCCGTTCCTGATCCTGACCGTGTTGGTGACGATCTGGACTCTCAAGCCGTTCAAGGCGATGTTCGCCGCTGGCGGTTCGATGTACAGCTGGGTGTTCAACTTCGCCATCCCGCACCTGGACCAGATGGTGATCAAGGTCGCGCCCATCGTGGTCAACCCCACGGCCATTCCGGCCGTGTTCAAGCTTGATCCGATTTCTGCCACCGGCACGGCGATTTTCTTCTCTGCATTGATCTCGATGCTGGTGCTGAAGATCAACATCAAAACTGGTCTTACCACTTTCAAAGAGACACTTTTCGAGCTGCGCTGGCCGATCCTGTCCATCGGCATGGTGCTGGCATTCGCCTTCGTCACCAACTACTCGGGCATGTCGTCGACCATGGCCCTGGTGCTGGCCGCCACGGGCGCGGCGTTCCCGTTCTTCTCGCCGTTCCTGGGTTGGCTGGGCGTGTTCCTGACCGGTTCCGATACGTCGTCCAACGCGCTGTTCAGCTCGCTGCAAGCCACCACCGCGCACCAGATCGGCGTCAACGACACCTTGCTCGTCGCGGCCAACACCAGCGGTGGCGTGACCGGCAAAATGATCTCGCCACAATCGATCGCGGTGGCCTGCGCCGCGACCGGGCTGGTGGGCAAAGAATCGGATCTGTTCCGTTTCACCCTCAAACACAGCCTATTCTTTGCAACGATTGTCGGCCTGATCACGCTGGCCCAGGCCTACTGGTTTACCGGCATGCTGGTTCATTGAGCCCTACACGCAATACTGAAAAAACCGACGCCGAACCGTGATTCGGCGTCTGCTATTCACCACCGGGTCTGCAAGGCTGCTGAAAGATTTCCTGTCTATATTCAGCAGCCTCAGCGGACGGATAACCGGGACCACCCGGAGACACGCCTGATGAGCGAGCTTTTTTACAACGCCGTGCCGAACGCGACCCGTGTCGCCCCGCCATTGCCCGAGCCTCGGCAGTACCCCAGCGAAAAACCGCAACGGGTCTACCTGTTCGGAACGTGTGTGGTGGATCTGTTCTATCCCGAAGCCGGGATGGATGCGATTCATCTGCTGGAGCGCGAAGGAATCCGGGTGGACTACCCGCAAGGGCAAAGTTGCTGCGGCCAACCGGCCTACACCTCGGGCTACACCGAGCAGGCGCGGACGGTGGCACGAGCGCAATTGGCCTTGTTTGCCGAAGACTATCCGGTAGTCGTGCCCTCGGGTTCCTGCGCCGGCATGCTGCGCGAACATTATGCCGACCTGTTCAAGGATGAGCCCGACACGCTCAAACAAGTCCAGGCCCTGGCGGCCCGGACTTATGAACTGGCCGAATTCCTGCTGTTTGTCTGCAAGGTGCAGTTGAACGACAGCGGTGCACCGGTAAAGATCGCGCTACACACGTCCTGCTCGGCACGACGTGAAATGAACACCCACCTGCACGGCCGCGCGTTGTTGGCGCAGTTGCGCAATGTGGAGCGAGTCGAACACAGCCACGAAAGCGAATGCTGTGGCTTTGGTGGGACGTTCAGCGTGCGCATGCCGGATATTTCCGGCGCGATGGTGGCCGACAAGACCCGAGCGCTGAAGGAATCCGGCGCGCACCAGGTCATCAGTGCCGATTGTGGCTGCCTGATGAACATCAACGGCGCACTGGAAAAACAGCAGGAGACGTTACGCGGCCAGCACCTGGCGAGCTTCCTGTGGCAGCGTAGCGGAGGTGTGGCATGAGCACGCCGACGCTGATCCCGACCGTTGCAGTGCAGGAAGATTTTCGCGCCCGAGCCCACAAGGCTTTGGACGACACGCAATTGCGAAACAACTTTCGCAGTGCGATGGATTCACTGATGACCAAACGGGCAGCGTCCTTTAGCGATGCCCACGAAAGAGAACACCTGCGAGTGCTGGGCAATGCTGTCCGCGCCCGCGCGTTATCCAAGCTGCCCGACCTGCTCGAGCAACTTGAAAGCAACCTGACCCGCAACGGTGTGAATGTGCACTGGGCGGAAACGGTGGACGAAGCCAATGGCATCGTCCTCTCGATCATCCGCGCTCACGAGGCACGGCAAGTGATCAAGGGCAAATCGATGGTCAGCGAAGAGATGGAGATGAACCATTTCCTCGAGGGTCGGGACATTGAATGTCTCGAATCCGACATGGGGGAATACATCGTCCAGCTCGACCACGAGAAGCCTTCACACATCATTATGCCGGCAATCCACAAGAATGCCGGTCAGGTCGCGTCCTTGTTCCACGACAAACTCGGCGTGGAGTACACCAAGGACGTTGACCAACTCATTCAGATCGGTCGCAAGGTATTGCGGCAGAAATTCTTCGAAGCCGACATCGGCGTCTCCGGTGTCAACTTCGCCGTGGCCGAAACCGGCACGCTGCTGCTGGTGGAAAACGAAGGCAACGGGCGGATGTCCACCACCGTGCCGCCCGTGCACATCGCCGTGACCGGCATCGAAAAAGTCGTCGAGAACCTGCGCGACGTCGTGCCACTGCTGTCGCTGCTGACCCGCTCGGCCCTGGGCCAGCCGATCACCACCTACGTCAACATGATCTCCGGCCCGCGCAAGGCTGGCGAACTGGACGGCCCCCAGGAAGTCCACCTGGTGCTGCTGGACAACGGTCGCAGCCAGGCGTTTGCCGACAGCGAATTGCGCCAGACCCTGAACTGCATTCGCTGCGGCGCCTGTATGAACCATTGCCCGGTCTATACCCGAATCGGCGGCCATGCCTACGGCGAGGTTTACCCGGGACCTATCGGAAAAATCATCACGCCACACATGGTCGGCTTGGCCAAGGTGCCGGACCACCCGAGCGCCTCTTCGCTGTGCGGTGCCTGCGGTGAAGTGTGTCCGGTGAAGATTCCGATCCCGGCCTTGCTGCGGCGGCTGCGGGAAGAAAACGTCAAGGCGCCGGACAGCCCCCATCAGGTGATGCGCGGCCAGGGCAGCAAGTACTCGCCCAAGGAACGCTTCATCTGGAATGCCTGGGCTCGGCTCAACAGTTCGCCACGGTTGTATCGGCTGTTCGGCTTCCTCGCCACGCGCCTGCGTGCCCTGACACCTAAGAACGTCGGCCCTTGGACCCAAAACCACAGCGCCCCCAAGCCCGCCGCCCGCTCATTGCATGACCTGGCCCGCGAACACCTGAACCAGCAGGGAGACCGTTGATGAGCGCCAAGGACAATATCCTCGCCAAGTTGCGTAAAAGCCTGACCGGCGCCACGCCCGTTGCCGACAACTTCGACGTCGAGCTGGTGACACAAACCTATCGCTATGCGCCCGAGGAACGTATCCCGCAATTGCGCAAACTGATGGAGGCGGTGCACACCGAAATCCATCTGACATCTGATGAAGGCTGGCCAGCCCTGCTCGCGCAATTGCTGCGCGACCGTCAATTGCCGAGCCTGCTCATCGCCCCGACCACCGCGCACGGGGAAAAAGTCACACAGTTCTGGGCGAACAATCCGGACCTGCCCCCCTTAAGGCCTACGACCGCCCGGTAGAAGAGTGGAAAGCCGAGTTGTTCAACGACACCCCCGCCAGCCTCACCGGAACCCTCGGCGCCATCGCCGCCACCGGCAGCCTGATCCTCTGGCCGACGCGAGAAGAGCCGCGACTGATGAGCCTGGTCCCTCCGGTGCATTTCGCCCTGCTCAAGGCCAGCCAAATCCGCGACAACTTCTATGAAGTGCAACAGGAATTCGAATGGGCCCAAGGCATGCCCACCAACGCCCTGCTGGTGTCCGGTCCATCGAAAACCGCCGACATCGAACAAGTCCTGGCCTACGGTGCCCATGGTCCGAAGGATCTGGTGGTTTTGATTCTGGAGGACCAATGACCCTTCCGGCCCCTTTCCTACACGACGTCCAACAACTGATCCCGCAGAAACGTCGTTTCGACGATCCGCTGTCGACTTTGGCCTTCGGCACCGACGCCAGTTTCTATCGGCTGATTCCGAAACTGGTGGTGCGCGTCGAATCCGAAGAGGAAGTGATTGCCCTGCTGAAACTGGCCCAGCGCGATCAGGTTCCGGTCACGTTCCGCGCCGCCGGCACCAGCCTGTCCGGGCAAGCCATCAGTGACTCGGTGCTGATCGTGCTTGGGGATAACTGGAACGGGCGTGAGATTCGTGGACAAGGCACGCAGATTCGGTTGCAGCCTGGCGTGATCGGCGCCCAGGCCAACGCCTGGCTGGCGCCGTTCGGGCGCAAGATCGGCCCCGATCCGGCGTCGATCAACGCCTGCAAAATCGGCGGCATCGTGGCCAACAACGCCAGCGGCATGTGCTGCGGCACCGCACAGAACACCTATCACACCCTCGCCGGTATCCGTCTGGTGCTGGCCGATGGCACGCGTCTGGACACTGAAGACGACAGCAGCGTGGCGGCTTTTCGTACAAGCCACGGCGAACTGCTGGAACGCCTCGCGACCCTGGGCCGCGAGACCCGCGCCAATACTGAATTGGCTGCCAGAATCCGGCATAAATACCGTCTGAAAAATACCACCGGCCTGTCACTCAATGCCTTGGTGGATTTCGACGAACCTGTGGATATCTTGAGCCACCTGCTGGTCGGCTCCGAAGGTACCCTCGGCTTTATCAGTGCGGTGACCTACAACACCGTCATCGACCATCCGAACAAAGCCTCTGCCCTGATCGTCTTCCCCGATGTGGAAACCTGCTGCAACGCCGTCACCGTGCTGAAAAGCCAACCCGTCTCGGCCGTGGAACTGCTGGACCGCCGCAGCCTGCGCTCGGTGCAGGACAAACCGGGCATGCCGGATTTCGTACAGCATCTGTCGACCAATGCCTGCGCCTTACTGATCGAATCCCGCGCCGCTTCCTCGTCTTTACTGCAGGAGCAACTGGCCCGGATCATGGCTTCACTGGCCGGTTTCCCGGTGGAGAAACAGGTCGACTTTACCGAGGATCCACGGGAAAACGCCCGGCTCTGGGCGATCCGCAAAGACACCTTCCCCGCCGTGGGTGCGGTACGCAAAACCGGCACCACGGTGATCATCGAAGACGTGACCTTTCCAGTAGAACAACTGGCCATCGGCGTGAACCGCCTGATCGAGCTGTTCGACAAACATCACTACGACGAAGCGATCCTTTTCGGACACGCACTGGAAGGCAATCTGCACTTCGTCTTCACCCAAGGCTTCAACAACCCCGAGGAAGTCGCACGCTACCAGGCGTTCATGGACGACGTGGCGCAGTTGGTGGCGGTGGAGTTCGGCGGTTCGCTCAAAGCCGAACACGGCACCGGGCGCAACATGGCGCCCTTCGTCGAACTGGAATGGGGCAGCGATGCCTACCAGTTGATGTGGCAGCTCAAGCGCCTGCTCGATCCCAACGGCATTCTCAACCCGGACGTGGTACTTAGCGAAGACCCGCAGATCCATCTCAAGCACCTCAAGCCACTGCCGGCCGCCGATGAGATCGTGGACAAGTGCATCGAGTGCGGTTTCTGCGAGCCGGTGTGCCCATCCAAGGACCTGACCTTGAGCCCGCGCCAGCGCATTGTGATCTGGCGCGACATTCAAGCGAAAAAACGCGCCGGCACCGACACCACGGAACTGGAACAGGCCTACCAATACCAGGGCATCGATACCTGCGCCGCCACGGGCCTGTGTGCACAACGTTGCCCGGTAGGCATCAATACCGGCGAGCTGGTGAAAAAACTGCGCAGCCGTGACGCGACGAAGACGAAAACCGCCAACTGGATTGAAGGAAATTTCGCCACCACGCTGCAAGGCGCGCGCTTCGCCCTGCACGTCGCCAACGGTGCGCGCATGCTGCTGGGCGCGCCTCGCCTGGCGAAACTGTCGGCCTCATTGACGCGCCTGTCCAAGGGCCAGGTGCCACAGTGGACAGGCGCCATGCCCCAGCCGGAAAAGGCAATCCGTTTCAGCCCCGCCGTGTCGGACGAACGTCCGAGAGTCGTGTACCTGGCGGCGTGCGTGTCGCGGGTCATGGGCCCGGCGGCAGCGGACAAGGAGCAGATGTCGCTGTACGACAAGACCCGCGGCCTGCTGGAAAAGGCCGGTTATCAGGTGGTCTTTCCAGACAACGTGGACAGCCTCTGCTGCGGCCAACCCTTTGCTTCCAAAGGCTACACCGAACAGGCCGAGCACAAGCGCCAGGAACTGATCGGTGCCCTGCTGCACGCCAGTCGCGGCGGGCTCGACCCTATCTACTGTGACACCAGCCCCTGCACATTGCGGCTGGTCCAGGACCTGGGCGAAGTGCGCCTGGACCTGTATGACCCGGTGCGCTTCATCCGTACCCACCTGATGGATCGG
The sequence above is drawn from the Pseudomonas sp. St316 genome and encodes:
- a CDS encoding FAD-binding and (Fe-S)-binding domain-containing protein; translation: MTLPAPFLHDVQQLIPQKRRFDDPLSTLAFGTDASFYRLIPKLVVRVESEEEVIALLKLAQRDQVPVTFRAAGTSLSGQAISDSVLIVLGDNWNGREIRGQGTQIRLQPGVIGAQANAWLAPFGRKIGPDPASINACKIGGIVANNASGMCCGTAQNTYHTLAGIRLVLADGTRLDTEDDSSVAAFRTSHGELLERLATLGRETRANTELAARIRHKYRLKNTTGLSLNALVDFDEPVDILSHLLVGSEGTLGFISAVTYNTVIDHPNKASALIVFPDVETCCNAVTVLKSQPVSAVELLDRRSLRSVQDKPGMPDFVQHLSTNACALLIESRAASSSLLQEQLARIMASLAGFPVEKQVDFTEDPRENARLWAIRKDTFPAVGAVRKTGTTVIIEDVTFPVEQLAIGVNRLIELFDKHHYDEAILFGHALEGNLHFVFTQGFNNPEEVARYQAFMDDVAQLVAVEFGGSLKAEHGTGRNMAPFVELEWGSDAYQLMWQLKRLLDPNGILNPDVVLSEDPQIHLKHLKPLPAADEIVDKCIECGFCEPVCPSKDLTLSPRQRIVIWRDIQAKKRAGTDTTELEQAYQYQGIDTCAATGLCAQRCPVGINTGELVKKLRSRDATKTKTANWIEGNFATTLQGARFALHVANGARMLLGAPRLAKLSASLTRLSKGQVPQWTGAMPQPEKAIRFSPAVSDERPRVVYLAACVSRVMGPAAADKEQMSLYDKTRGLLEKAGYQVVFPDNVDSLCCGQPFASKGYTEQAEHKRQELIGALLHASRGGLDPIYCDTSPCTLRLVQDLGEVRLDLYDPVRFIRTHLMDRLDFIPQEAPIAVHVTCSTQHLGESQALIDLVRKCSKNVVIPEGIHCCGFAGDKGFTTPELNAHSLRSLKDAVQHCSEGISTSRTCEIGLTQHGAIDYHGLVYLIDRVTQARAT